A single Methanolobus sp. ZRKC5 DNA region contains:
- a CDS encoding PAS domain-containing sensor histidine kinase produces MPDIDLETVEYVQRYSTITEMSVDGFLHIDMEGKILEINGKYCKMIGYTYVELLDMSIHDLETDMNQNQIIYHIDRTKKVGKDFFETHHRMKNGKVLYIEVSTIYFGYSTPSIFCFLRDISERKKLEQALQESERSKSVLLSNMPGMAYRCDYDRDWTMRFISEGCYELTGYKPEDLLGNRTITFNDLIEPEYRDYLWDKWERTLSKRETFQDEYILTTSSGKLKWVWEQGKGIYDYEENVIALEGFITDITHRKMIEEKLKESEARFRFLVENAPEAIFVQTDWKFTYLNPAALKILGAESEKQLIGSPVIDRFHFDSHATVKERIHCLNAEKKNVPTIEETCLRLDGSSFIAEVSAVPVTYGGSAGALVFFRDITERKQAEEAILKAKMIADNANRSKSEFLANTSHELKTPLSSIIGYSDVLLDGMLGDLNERQIKYINIIYQNGHLLLNLINNILDISQIEFGEMELNYEKIDLTDVVNGVHSMMSILSGKKNITINVDIVLKQTEIMADSIKVKEILYNLVDNALKFTPNGGTVTINALQIDRHYIQVSVSDTGIGMPKQHMNRIFDPFYQVDSSSTRKYKGTGLGLAIIKKFVKMHGGNIWVKSEVGKGSTFFFTIPISKDFTEEM; encoded by the coding sequence ATGCCAGATATCGACCTTGAAACCGTAGAATACGTACAACGCTATAGTACAATTACTGAGATGTCGGTAGATGGTTTCTTACATATTGATATGGAAGGCAAGATCCTCGAAATAAATGGCAAGTATTGCAAAATGATAGGGTACACATACGTAGAATTGCTTGACATGAGCATACATGACCTGGAAACAGATATGAATCAGAACCAGATAATATACCATATCGACAGAACGAAAAAGGTCGGCAAAGACTTTTTTGAAACTCATCACCGTATGAAAAATGGGAAAGTATTGTACATTGAAGTAAGCACTATCTATTTTGGGTATTCTACTCCCAGTATATTTTGTTTTCTGAGAGACATAAGTGAACGTAAAAAACTGGAACAGGCACTTCAGGAAAGTGAGAGAAGCAAGTCAGTTCTTCTTTCGAATATGCCCGGAATGGCATATCGTTGTGATTACGACCGGGACTGGACAATGCGGTTTATATCCGAAGGTTGTTATGAATTAACTGGATATAAACCTGAAGATCTTCTCGGAAATAGAACTATTACTTTTAATGATCTGATCGAACCTGAATACAGGGATTACCTGTGGGACAAATGGGAAAGAACCCTTTCCAAAAGAGAAACTTTCCAGGATGAATATATTTTAACTACTTCTTCAGGCAAACTCAAATGGGTGTGGGAACAGGGTAAAGGAATCTATGATTACGAAGAAAATGTGATTGCTCTTGAAGGTTTCATTACCGACATAACCCACCGTAAAATGATTGAAGAAAAGCTCAAGGAGAGCGAAGCACGTTTCCGTTTTCTTGTTGAAAATGCACCTGAAGCTATCTTTGTTCAAACAGATTGGAAGTTTACATACCTTAATCCTGCAGCATTAAAAATATTAGGTGCAGAGTCTGAGAAACAATTGATTGGCAGTCCTGTTATAGACCGTTTCCATTTTGATTCTCATGCTACTGTCAAAGAACGGATACATTGTCTGAATGCTGAAAAGAAGAATGTTCCAACAATAGAAGAAACATGTCTTCGTCTGGATGGCAGTTCTTTCATTGCAGAGGTATCTGCTGTTCCAGTTACTTATGGTGGTTCTGCAGGAGCTCTTGTGTTCTTCCGAGACATAACTGAGAGAAAACAAGCCGAAGAAGCTATTCTTAAAGCTAAAATGATAGCTGATAATGCCAATCGCAGCAAGAGTGAATTTCTGGCAAATACAAGTCATGAACTTAAAACTCCTTTAAGTTCTATTATCGGGTATTCAGATGTTCTATTAGATGGAATGCTGGGAGATCTTAATGAAAGACAAATAAAATATATCAACATCATATATCAGAATGGGCATTTACTTCTGAATCTGATAAATAATATACTTGATATTTCTCAGATCGAGTTTGGTGAAATGGAACTAAACTATGAAAAAATTGATTTGACGGATGTTGTAAATGGCGTTCATTCAATGATGTCCATATTATCCGGCAAGAAAAACATAACAATTAATGTAGATATAGTTCTGAAACAAACTGAAATAATGGCTGATAGTATAAAGGTCAAAGAAATCCTTTATAATCTTGTAGACAACGCGCTGAAATTCACCCCAAACGGTGGAACAGTAACAATCAATGCCCTGCAAATAGATAGACACTATATACAGGTGTCAGTTAGTGATACAGGTATTGGGATGCCAAAACAACATATGAACAGAATATTCGACCCATTCTATCAGGTTGACAGCTCAAGCACACGCAAATACAAAGGAACTGGATTGGGCTTGGCAATAATCAAGAAATTTGTCAAAATGCATGGCGGCAATATCTGGGTTAAAAGTGAAGTTGGTAAAGGAAGTACTTTCTTCTTTACGATTCCGATATCTAAGGACTTTACTGAAGAAATGTGA
- a CDS encoding HAD-IC family P-type ATPase — MDGDVSWYRATGDETFSLLETNKEGLSNDEASLRLSKHGYNEVETKRRHGPVYQFLKQFANPLIYVLIAAAIITFILDEYADSIVITGVIFANAIIGFIQESKAEHALESLAKMMQSEAIVIREGLRKLIPSRELVVGDVVLLEAGSRVPADLRLFQTKNLRIDESALTGESLAAEKNTTHIAGEDIALGDQKNMAFSATLITQGVGMGVVVSIGSRTEIGKISELIRESETISTPLTRTVNRLGKKLFIVIIFVSIFTYIIGRLQGFENLEIFLATVSMAVAAIPEGLPALITISLAIGVKSMASKNSIIRNLPSVETLGSATVICSDKTGTLTMNQMTVTSIYTMEALFDVTGDGYSIEGEFFQNNRQIDALKYQSLLETLKAGALCNDAYIKDEGSIQGDPTEGALLVSAMKVSGFHLPRLDSLPFESEKMFMATLHEQDGGSNVVYVKGSPEKIINMCHSQYDGEKETEIQSGKILEAASSMASSGLRVIAMAYKHVDKNKKELFVEDVNTLTFLGLQGMMDPPRDEVKEAIQKCNNAGIRVVMITGDHVLTANSIAGQLGITTKGALSGSDLDSMSDEHLLENLKDISVFARTSPENKSRIVRLLQEQGNIVAVTGDGINDAPALKRADIGIAMGRSGTEVAKEASDMVLADDNFASIVNAIEEGRDVYDKIQKVILWTLPTNAAEGLAIMAAVLLGITNPPLLPIHILWINTVTAIGLGVPIVFEPKEENLLKRQPRSPDEPILLPIIKRRIVTVALLMVTASFLLFFFEMDGQNINTSKGQTIVLNTIVLFEVFYLFSSKSIYENVIGRLFSNRVMLGGVSLVILLQLFITYSPLMNNVLRTAPLEIADWMNIVLVSSTVFFVIEAEKLVYRKRQKIRGASFNAISKLS; from the coding sequence ATGGATGGGGATGTTAGCTGGTATCGCGCCACTGGAGATGAAACTTTCAGTCTTCTGGAAACAAATAAAGAAGGACTCAGCAATGATGAAGCTTCATTACGTCTGTCAAAACATGGGTACAATGAAGTTGAAACAAAGAGAAGGCACGGACCTGTCTATCAATTCTTAAAACAGTTTGCTAATCCTCTTATTTATGTACTGATCGCGGCAGCCATAATAACCTTTATCCTGGATGAATATGCAGATTCTATTGTGATAACAGGCGTCATTTTTGCAAATGCCATCATCGGTTTTATTCAGGAAAGTAAAGCAGAACACGCTCTTGAATCACTGGCAAAAATGATGCAATCCGAAGCCATTGTGATAAGAGAAGGGTTGCGCAAGTTAATTCCCAGCAGGGAACTGGTCGTCGGTGACGTGGTACTTCTTGAAGCTGGCTCCAGAGTACCTGCAGACTTGCGATTGTTCCAGACCAAAAACCTTCGCATAGACGAATCAGCCCTTACCGGTGAATCTCTGGCTGCTGAAAAGAACACCACACATATTGCAGGTGAGGATATAGCCCTTGGTGACCAGAAGAATATGGCATTCTCTGCCACACTAATCACACAAGGTGTTGGTATGGGAGTAGTTGTGTCAATTGGTTCAAGGACCGAGATCGGAAAAATATCAGAACTCATAAGGGAATCCGAGACCATCTCCACCCCCCTCACACGTACCGTTAACCGCCTTGGAAAAAAACTCTTCATAGTGATTATTTTTGTTTCTATTTTTACATACATTATAGGCAGATTGCAGGGTTTTGAGAACCTGGAAATATTCCTGGCTACTGTAAGCATGGCTGTCGCAGCCATACCAGAAGGACTTCCAGCCCTGATCACTATCTCCCTTGCGATAGGTGTCAAATCAATGGCTTCCAAGAATTCCATCATAAGGAATCTGCCTTCTGTAGAGACACTTGGTTCGGCAACGGTCATCTGTTCCGATAAAACAGGAACGCTTACAATGAATCAGATGACTGTGACATCAATCTACACTATGGAAGCTCTGTTTGATGTCACCGGAGATGGGTATTCCATTGAAGGCGAGTTCTTCCAGAACAACAGGCAAATTGATGCTCTGAAATACCAATCTCTTCTGGAAACTCTTAAAGCAGGAGCTTTGTGTAATGATGCTTATATCAAGGATGAAGGCAGCATTCAGGGTGACCCCACAGAAGGTGCTTTGCTCGTATCAGCAATGAAAGTATCCGGCTTTCATCTTCCCAGATTGGATTCTCTGCCTTTTGAGTCTGAAAAAATGTTCATGGCCACTCTACACGAGCAAGACGGGGGTTCAAATGTTGTATATGTAAAAGGCTCTCCTGAGAAAATAATCAACATGTGCCATTCACAGTATGATGGAGAGAAGGAAACTGAGATCCAGTCAGGAAAGATACTTGAAGCAGCTTCCTCAATGGCATCAAGTGGTTTGCGTGTTATCGCAATGGCATACAAGCACGTAGATAAGAATAAAAAAGAGCTGTTTGTGGAAGATGTCAACACTCTTACATTCCTTGGGTTACAGGGAATGATGGATCCTCCCAGAGACGAAGTAAAGGAGGCCATACAAAAGTGTAACAATGCCGGTATCAGGGTAGTTATGATAACTGGAGATCATGTACTTACAGCCAATAGCATTGCCGGACAGCTCGGTATCACAACTAAAGGGGCACTATCTGGTTCTGACCTGGACAGCATGTCCGATGAACATCTGTTGGAAAATCTAAAAGATATATCAGTTTTTGCACGCACATCCCCGGAGAACAAATCCCGTATTGTACGCCTGCTACAAGAGCAGGGGAATATAGTTGCAGTAACGGGGGATGGTATCAATGACGCACCGGCACTTAAAAGAGCTGATATCGGTATCGCGATGGGCAGGTCAGGTACGGAAGTTGCCAAGGAAGCCTCCGATATGGTACTTGCAGATGATAACTTTGCATCCATCGTGAACGCCATCGAGGAAGGAAGGGATGTCTATGATAAGATACAGAAGGTCATTCTCTGGACACTACCCACCAATGCAGCAGAGGGTCTTGCTATCATGGCAGCAGTTTTGCTCGGGATCACAAATCCTCCACTTTTGCCAATTCATATACTGTGGATCAATACTGTTACAGCCATAGGACTGGGTGTTCCTATTGTATTTGAGCCAAAAGAAGAAAACCTACTGAAAAGGCAACCTCGTTCCCCGGATGAACCTATCTTACTTCCAATTATAAAGCGCAGGATAGTGACCGTAGCACTTTTGATGGTGACGGCAAGTTTTCTGTTATTCTTCTTTGAAATGGATGGTCAAAATATAAATACATCAAAAGGACAGACCATAGTATTGAATACCATTGTTCTCTTCGAGGTATTTTATCTCTTCAGCTCGAAGTCCATCTATGAGAATGTCATTGGGCGTCTGTTCTCAAACAGGGTAATGTTAGGTGGAGTGTCACTGGTTATCCTTTTGCAACTTTTCATCACCTATAGTCCTTTGATGAATAATGTACTGCGTACTGCTCCTCTGGAAATTGCTGACTGGATGAACATAGTACTGGTATCAAGTACTGTATTCTTTGTAATAGAAGCAGAAAAGTTGGTGTATAGAAAACGTCAGAAAATAAGAGGAGCGTCATTTAATGCAATTTCGAAGTTAAGCTAG
- a CDS encoding type III PLP-dependent enzyme produces the protein MRKEHYKFSLSDFISEEDFGKIKEFSKGKETPFLTVNLTKVEQMYDELIRNMPFVKIYYAMKANPLDEVIIALKNKGSNFDAATTYEIDQLIRLGVQAEKISYGNTIKKEKDIAHAYEKGVRLFVTDSESDLKKIAQNAPGSRVFFRLLTESDGADWPLSRKFGAHPDMIYELILEAHGLGLEPYGLSFHVGSQQRDIGQWDNALSKCKYLFEAVAQRGIKLKMINLGGGFPAKYFSPANELGTYAHEILRFIKEDFGDEHPEIIIEPGRSLTADAGILVTEVIMVSKKAKFNQYKWVYLDVGKFGGLIETLDECIKYPIYSENKGYEEEVIIAGPTCDSMDILYENHKYTFPNTLKEGEHLYIFTTGAYTQSYSSVAFNGFPPLKAYVF, from the coding sequence ATGAGAAAAGAGCATTATAAATTCTCTCTAAGTGATTTCATCTCAGAGGAAGACTTTGGAAAGATAAAGGAATTCTCTAAAGGCAAAGAAACACCTTTCCTTACTGTTAATCTGACTAAAGTAGAACAAATGTACGATGAGCTTATCAGAAACATGCCTTTTGTAAAAATCTATTATGCAATGAAGGCAAATCCTCTTGATGAGGTCATTATAGCCCTTAAAAATAAAGGATCTAATTTTGACGCTGCCACAACATACGAAATAGACCAGCTCATCAGACTTGGAGTCCAGGCGGAGAAAATAAGCTATGGTAACACCATTAAAAAAGAAAAGGATATTGCTCATGCATATGAAAAAGGTGTTAGACTTTTTGTTACTGACTCAGAAAGCGATTTGAAGAAAATTGCACAAAATGCTCCTGGTTCTCGTGTATTTTTCCGTCTGCTTACTGAAAGTGATGGTGCAGACTGGCCACTATCTCGTAAATTCGGAGCTCATCCGGATATGATCTACGAACTAATACTTGAAGCTCATGGCCTTGGACTGGAACCTTACGGTCTTTCTTTTCATGTAGGTTCCCAGCAGCGCGATATAGGACAATGGGACAACGCGCTTTCAAAGTGCAAATATCTCTTTGAGGCTGTAGCCCAGAGAGGCATTAAACTTAAGATGATAAATCTTGGAGGAGGTTTTCCTGCTAAATATTTTTCTCCAGCCAATGAACTTGGAACCTATGCCCATGAAATACTCCGTTTTATAAAAGAAGATTTTGGAGATGAACATCCGGAGATAATTATTGAACCAGGACGCTCACTTACTGCAGATGCCGGAATACTCGTCACAGAAGTTATCATGGTTTCAAAGAAGGCAAAATTCAACCAGTACAAGTGGGTGTATCTTGATGTCGGAAAGTTTGGAGGACTTATTGAAACCCTTGATGAATGCATAAAATATCCTATTTACTCCGAAAATAAGGGATATGAAGAGGAAGTGATAATTGCGGGACCGACATGTGACAGTATGGATATCCTCTACGAAAATCACAAGTATACCTTCCCCAATACTTTAAAAGAAGGTGAGCATCTCTATATTTTCACTACCGGTGCTTACACACAGAGTTACAGTTCTGTGGCTTTCAACGGATTTCCACCATTAAAAGCATACGTATTTTGA
- a CDS encoding IS1 family transposase (programmed frameshift): MNCPKCKSSSHKKNGRIDGRQRYKCHDCGYNYSVDIKSTASPVSVKRQALQLYLEGLGFRSIGRFLGVSHVSVQKWIRKFGSELEDLKSENEISVVELDEMHTYIGNKKYCWIWIAVDRYGKKFIDCSFGSRGTKTGQKLWKKLKTKEVGEVMTDYWRAYAKLVPRNIHTRSKAETYTVEGYNSIFRHFLARLRRKSKCYTKSLEMLKISVLLLMKYRNKELAMFN; encoded by the exons ATGAATTGTCCAAAGTGTAAGAGTTCCAGTCATAAGAAGAACGGTAGGATTGATGGTCGACAACGCTACAAATGCCATGATTGTGGATACAACTATTCAGTAGATATAAAATCCACCGCTAGCCCCGTATCTGTTAAGCGACAGGCTTTACAACTCTATCTGGAGGGGTTGGGATTTCGTTCAATTGGACGTTTTTTGGGCGTTAGTCATGTTTCTGTTCAAAAATGGATTCGAAAATTTGGTAGTGAATTAGAGGATCTAAAAAGTGAAAATGAGATTTCTGTTGTGGAATTGGACGAGATGCATACTTATATTGGGAATAAAAAA TACTGCTGGATATGGATTGCTGTTGATAGATATGGGAAGAAATTCATCGATTGCTCTTTTGGCAGCAGAGGAACAAAAACAGGACAAAAACTCTGGAAAAAGTTAAAGACAAAAGAGGTTGGGGAAGTAATGACGGATTATTGGAGGGCATATGCCAAGTTAGTCCCCAGAAACATCCATACTCGATCAAAAGCAGAAACATATACTGTTGAAGGATACAACAGCATATTTAGGCATTTCCTGGCAAGACTAAGGAGAAAGTCAAAGTGTTATACTAAAAGTCTTGAAATGCTAAAAATCTCCGTTTTGCTCTTGATGAAATATAGGAATAAAGAACTAGCTATGTTTAATTAA